From Bradyrhizobium sp. 4:
AGTGGGAGCGGCATCGCGCGACGCTCGATGCCCACCTTCCGTTTCGCGACCTGGTCTACCGAAGCAAGGATCGCAACGGATCTCCGATCTACGTGCGCACCAGCGGCAAGCCCTTGCACGACGCGAACGGCAACTTTCTCGGCTATCGTGGGGTCAGCAGCGACGTGACGGCGGCCATCCGCGCCGAGCAGGCCGAGGAAGCACTGCGCAAGGCGCAAGCCGAGCTTGCTCACGTTACGCGCGTCACGATGCTCGGCGAACTCACGGCCTCGATCGCCCACGAGATCAATCAGCCCTTGGCCGCCGTGATCTCCAATGCGGATGCCTGCATCGGATGGCTCGACCGCGAACCGGCCGACCTGAATGCCGCGCGCCGTTCCGTGGAATGGATCGTCGAGGACGCCAATCGCGCCAGCGAGGTGATCCGCCGGATCAGAGCGCTTGCGAAAAAGACCGAGATCGAGATGGCTCCGGTCGACATGAACCAGCTCGTCAGGGAGACCGTGGCGCTCGTCCGGCGCGAGCTTGCCAACCATGCCGTGTCGGTGCGAATGGAGCTGGCGTCCGCTCTGCCCAGAGTCTGCGGCGACCGGATCCAGCTCCAGCAGGTGCTGATCAACCTGGTCATAAACGGGATTGAAGCTATGCACGCCAATGTGGAACGCCCGCGCGAGCTTGCGATCCGCTCCAGCCAGGTGAGCGAGCACGGCGAAAGTCGCATGCTCCTGACCGTGACAGATCGCGGGGTCGGGCTTGGCAACAGCGCGACGGAGCGCATCTTCACACCTTTCTTCACGACAAAGCCGAGCGGCCTGGGGATGGGACTGTCGATCTGCCGATCGATCATCGAGGCTCATGCGGGCCGGCTCTCGGCCCTCCCCAATGACGGAAGCGGAGCAACATTCCAGATTGCCCTGCCCTTGGCGATCGAGGACACGTCGTGACCGACATTCCCAAGGCGGCGACGGTGCAGACGAGTTCCGACGATCCGATCGTCTTGATCGTCGACGACGATCCATCGATGCGCCGTGCGCTCACCAACCTCTTTCAATCCGTCGGTCTCAAGGTCGAGGCTTTCGGCTCCGCGGCGGAGATCATGGAAGCCAAGCCACCGGCGGTCCCCAGCTGCCTTGTGCTCGACATCCGCCTGCCGGGCTCAAGCGGCTTTGACCTGCAGTCGGACCTAGCGAAGGCGAACATTCACACGCCCATTATCTTCATCACCGGTCATGGTGATATTCCGATGACCGTCAGGGCCATGAAGAGCGGCGCGATCGATTTTCTGACCAAGCCGGTGCGCGACCAGGACATGCTGGATGCGGTCCGGGCCGCGATCGAACGGGATCGCAAGCGACGCAATGCAGAGGAGTCGGTCGCGGGAGTGCGGTCCCGCTTCGAGGGTTTGAGCGCGCGCCAGCGCGACATCCTCACTCTGGTGGCATCCGGCCTGATGAACAAGCAGGTCGCTGCCGAGCTTGGATTGGCCGAGATTACCGTCAAGATCTATCGTGGGCAGATCATGCGGAAAATGGGCGCCAAGTCGTTGGCCGATCTCGTCAGAATGGTGGAGGCGCTCGGAATCTCACGCCCGGGCGGAAAGATGCAAACCTAAGTATGCTTTTCAAGCTCGCTCCAAGGGCTCACTTTCGCCAAGTGCGGCACCGTGATCGGCGGCTCCCCGATCAGGAGCGATCATCTTGTCAATCCCGTTGGCCATTTCCGTCATTGACGATGATCGATCAGTCCGCCTTGCGACCAATAATCTGCTGACGTCGCGGGGATACACGGTCAACATCTTTCGCTCCGCTGACGAATTTCTTCAATCGGCCGAACTGAAGACGACGTCCTGCGTGATCGCGGATGTGCAGATGTCGTTGATGGGCGGCCTTGAGCTCTTGACGCACATGCGCAGCCTTGGTCACCACACGCCCTTCATCTTCATGACGGCTTTTCCCGACGATGCCGTGCGCGACCGCGCGCTGAAAGCGGGCGCTATCTGCTTTCTCGCGAAGCCGTTCTCCACGCCCGCTCTGCTTGAATGTCTGCGGATGGCCCTGTCCGGCTCCGATCAAACCGAGACATGATACGCCGGCGCCGAGCCCTGCGACACGGCGCTCAATCCACCTTGATGTTCGCCGCCTTGATCATCGGCCACCACTTCGCGATCTCAGCCTTCTGGCGGGTGCCGAGGGCCTCGGGCGTGAGCTGATTCTGGGGTGTCATCTCAAGCCCCTGGCTTTCGAGCTGCTTCTTCACGCCGGGATCGTTGAGCGCTTCCACAGCTGCGGCGTTGAGCTTGGCAACGATCTGCTTCGGCGTACCCTTGGGCACCCACATCCCGGACCACAGCGTCATGTTGAAACCCTTCAGGCCCGCCTCCTCCGCCGTCGGGATGTCGGGCGCCGAGGACAGGCGCTTGTCGTCGGTGATGGCGTAGGCGCGAATGGTGCCGGCGCGGACCTGGTTGATGGAGTTCGAGGTCTGGTCGACGATGACGTCGATCTGGCCGGCGATCAGATCGTTCAGGGCGGGCGCGGTGCCGCGATACGGCACGTATTGCAGCTTGATGCCGGAGACGCTCTCGAAATAGACGCCGGCGATGTGGCTGCCCGAGCCCGCGCCCGCGGTGCCGGCGGTCGGCGGCGACGGCCGCGACTTCAGCCAGTCCAGCAGCTCCTTCAGCGAGGTTGCGGGCACCGCGTTCTTGCTGACGACGATCATCGGATTGCTCGGCAGCAGCACCACCGGCTCCAGGTCCGCGACCAAGTCGTAGTTGAGCTTGTAGACGGCGCCGTTGGCAACGTGGGTGCCGAGATGGCCGAATGAGATCGTGTAGCCGTCGGGGGCCGAATGCACGGCACGGCCGACGCCGATCGAGCCGCCCGCGCCAGTGACGTTCTCGATCACCAGCGGTTGCCCAAGCGATGTCCGCATCCGCTCGGCGAGCACACGCGCCATCGCATCCGACGGCCCGCCCGCCGCGAAGGGGACGATGATGGTGATGGGACGTGAAGGATAGTCGTCGGCGCGCGCGGCGCCTGCAACAGCGAGAATAGCAATCAGCGCAGCCCAGGCGGCCTTCATTGTCTTCTCCCAACGATGTCATTGTTGTTTTTGTCTCTTCCCGCGTACGGGAAGAGGGATCGTTCGTGAAGAGACGAAATGCCGCGCTAGAACTGCGAATAGTCGATCGGCTTGTGGCGATCGAGCGTGCGGTTGACCGGCGGCAGCGGGTATTTCAGGCCGGTGGCGCAATTGAACAGCATCACGCGGTCACCCTTCGAGACGCGTCCGTCGGCGAGGCTGTCCTTGTAGGCGGCGTAGGTCGCAGCGCCTTCGGGGCACAGCAGCAGCCCCTCCTCGCGCGCGACCTCGTTCAGCGCCGACGAGATCTTGTCGTCGTCGACGGCGATGGCAAAACCCTTGCTCTCGCGCACCGCGCGCAGGATCAGGAAGTCGCCGATCGCCTGCGGCACGCGAATGCCCGAAGCGATGGTGTGAGCGTCCTCCCACCGCGTGGCATGCTCGGTGCCGGCTTCGTACGCACGCACCATGGGCGCGCAGCCGGAGGCCTGCACCGCAACCATGCGCGGGCGCTTCGAGCCAATGAAGCCGATCTTCTCCAGCTCGTCGAAGGCCTTCCACATGCCGATCAGGCCGGTGCCGCCGCCGGTGGGATAGAAGATCACGTCGGGCACGTCCCAGCCGAGCTGCTCGGCCAGTTCGAGCCCCATCGTCTTCTTGCCTTCGATCCGGTACGGCTCCTTCAAGGTCGAGGTGTCGAACCAGCCGACTTTCGCCTTGCCCTCGCCGACGATCTTGCCGCAATCGTCGATATAGCCGTTGACGCGGTAGACGGTCGCGCCCTGAAGCTCGATCTCGCTGACGTTCACCTCGGGCGTATCGGCCGGACAGAAGATCGTGGTCTTGATGCCGCAGGAGGTGGCATATGCCGCGAGCGCCGCGCCGGCATTGCCGTTGGTGGGCATCGCCATGTGCTTGATGCCGAGCGCCTTGCCCATCGACACCGCCATGACGAGGCCGCGCGCCTTGAACGAGCCGGTCGGCAAGCGCCCCTCGTCCTTGACGATGATCTCGCCGCCGCCGAGCTTTGCGCCGAGCTTGGGCAGCCGGATCAGCGGCGTCGTGACCTCGCCGAGCGAGACGATGTCCTTGCATTTTCGCACCGGCAAGAGCTCGCGATAGCGCCACATGTCGGCGGGGCGCTGGCTAAGCGCATCCTTGGTCAGCGCTTTCTTCACGCCGGCAAGGTCGTAGCGCACCAGCAAAGGCTTGCCGGCCTTGGAGAGGTTATGGACCTCGTCGGCGGCGTAATGGTCGCCCTCCATCGCGCATTCGAGATGGGTGACGAAGGTCGGGCGTTCGATGGTGAGGTTGTCGTTGTCGTGCATGGGGTGGTTTCCTTCTTGTTTTGCAAACAGATCCCTCCGCTCGTCAATTGCGAGCGCAGCGAAGCAATCCAGAATCTTTCCGCGGAGGCAGTCTGGATGGCTTAGCTTCGCTCGCAATGACGGTGGCGGGCGGCGATGCGCGCTCGTCAAATATTCAGCACCCGTCCATACGCATCCAGCACGGCTTCCTTCATCATCTCCGACAGCGTCGGATGCGGGAATACCGTGTGCATCAGCTCCTCTTCCGTCGTCTCCAGGTTCATGGCGACGACGTAGCCCTGGATCAACTCGGTGACCTCTGCGCCGATCATGTGGGCGCCGAGCAGCTGGCCTGTCTTTTTGTCGAAGATCACCTTGACCAACCCCTGGTCCTCGCCGAGGGCGATGGCCTTGCCGTTGCCGACGAAGGGGAAGCGGCCGACGCGGATCTCACGGCCGTTCTCCTTGGCCTTGGCTTCGGTGAGGCCGACGGAGGCGACCTGCGGATTGCAATAGGTGCAGCCCGGGATCAGGTTCTTGTCCATGGCGTGCGGATGCAGGCCCTTGATCGCCTCGACGCAGATCACGCCTTCGTGCTCGGCCTTGTGAGCCAACATCGGCGGGCCGGCGACGTCGCCGATGGCGTAGATGCCGGGGATGTTGGTCTTGCCGTAGCCGTCGATCACGATGACGCCGCGATCGGTTTTGACGCCGAGCTTTTCGAGACCGAGATTCTCGATGTTGCCGACGACGCCGACGGCCGAGATCACGCGCTCGAACTCGGTCGTCACAGGCTTGCCCTTGCCGTCGTCAATGGTAGCAACGACGCTATCGGCCTTCTTCTCGAGCTTGGTCACCTTGGTCGAGGACAGGATCTTGATGCCCTGCTTCTCAAAACGCTTGCGGGCCAGGCCCGCAATCTCGGCGTCCTCAACCGGCAGGATCTGCGGCAGCACTTCGACCACGGTAACGTCAGAACCCATGGTGTGGAAGAAAGACGCGAACTCGATGCCGATCGCGCCGGAGCCGACCACCAGCAGCGATTTCGGCATCCGCTCCGGCACCATCGCTTCGAAATAAGTCCAGATCAGCTTCTTGTCAGGCTCGAGGCCCGGCAGCACGCGCGGCCGCGCGCCGGTCGCGACGATGATGTGTTTGGCCTGATATGTCCCCTCGCCCAGCGTGCCCTTTGGCCCCTCGACGTCGGACTTCTTCACGGTGACTTTGCCGGGCGCATCGATCGAGGCCGCGCCCCAGATCACGCTGACCTTGTTCTTCTTCATCAGGAAGCCGACGCCGTCGTTCAGCCGCTTCGAGACGCCGCGCGAGCGCTGCACCACCGCCTTCGGGTCGAACGAGACGTTGTCCGCCGACAGGCCGTAATCCTTGGCGTGCTGCATGTAGTGGTAGATCTCGGCCGAGCGCAGCAGCGCCTTGGTCGGGATGCAGCCCCAGTTCAGGCAGATGCCGCCGAGATAGGATTTCTCGACGATCGCGACCTTGAAGCCGAGCTGGGCGGCGCGGATCGCGGTGACATAGCCGCCCGGACCGGAGCCGATGATGATGATGTCGAAGGATGTGTCGGCCATGGCGGCTCCCCATTCAACTCAAGAGGCGTCGCGGACGCGGCGCCTGGAAATGATAACCCGGACCAGCCATTCGAGCAGGATCGCGCCGGCCATGATAGCCAGTGCGATCAGAACGACGGCCTGGCCGATGCTCCGTGCCAGCTGCTCGCCGGCAAAGAACGCGGAATGCAGAATATCGAGCCCGACAGGATTGAGTGCAACCACAGCCGAGAGCAACAAGGAGATCCAGGGCCAGCGCGTTCGCATTCACCCCGCGCCTCCCTGGGCTACACCATCATCATGACGGGATTTTCCATCAGCTGCTTGAAGGCGCCGATCAGCTCCGCGCCGAGCGCGCCGTCGATGGCACGGTGATCGCAGGACAGGGTCACGCTCATCATGTTCGCGATCTCGATCTTGCCGCCGCGGACGACTGGCCGCTCCTCGCTGGTGCCGACTGCGAGGATCGTCGCGTGCGGCGGATTGATCACGGCGGTGAAGTGGCTGATGCCGAACATGCCGAGGTTGGAAACGGCCGTGGTGCCGCCCTGGTATTCTTCCGGCTTCAGCTTGCGCGAGCGGGCGCGTGTCGCAAAATCCTTCATCTCGTTGGAGATGGTCGACAGCGTCTTGGTCTCAGCCTTGCGGATGATCGGCGTGATCAGGCCGCCGGGCATCGCCACCGCAACGCCGACGTCGGAATGGTGGTGCTTGACCATGCCGCTTTCGGTCCAGCTCACATTGCAATTCGGGATCTTCTGCAGCGCCACCGCCATCGCCTTGATGACGAAGTCGTTGACCGAGATCTTGTAGAGCGGCTTCTTCTCCTTGTCCTTGGGAGCAGCCGCATTGATCTCCTCGCGCGCGGCGAGCAGCTTGCCGATGTCGCAGTCGATGGTGAGGTAGAAGTGCGGAACGTTCTGGATCGACGCGGTCAGACGCTGCGCAATCGTGCGCCGCATGCCGTCATGCGGGACGACCTCGTAGGAGCCCGGCTCGAACAGCGACAGGATCTGCTTGTCCGACATGGTCGGCGCGGTCGAGGGCGCGCCTGACGGCGTCGCCGCGGGAGCCTTGAGGCCCTTGCCGGACTTGGCCTGCTCGACGTCGCGGGCCACCACGCGGCCATGCGGGCCGGTGCCAGTCACCATCGACACGTCGAGGCCGGATTCTTTGGCGAGACGGCGCGCCAGCGGCGAGGAGAACACGCGGTCGCCATGTCCGTTGCTCTGCACGGCCAGTGCTGCGGCCTGCGGTGCAGGTGCTGCGGCGGGCGCCGGGGCGGCCTTGGGCGCAGCAGCCGCAGGAGCCGCTGCGGCAGCGGGAGCTTCAGCAGCTTTCGGAGGTGCGGTGGAAGCACTGGGCTTGGCGGCACCTGCCGCCTTCACGTCCTCGCCCTCGCCGGCCAGCACCGCGATCACGTCATTGACCGGGACGTCCTGCGTGCCCTCGGGCACGAGGATCTTGGCGATCGTCCCCTCGTCGATGGCCTCGACCTCCATGGTCGCCTTGTCGGTCTCGATCTCGGCGATGACATCGCCGGATTTGACCTTGTCGCCTTCCTTCTTCAGCCACTTGGCGAGGTTGCCCTTCTCCATCGTCGGCGAAAGAGCGGGCATCAGGATGTTGATGGGCATGCTGACCTCAAGAAGAACTTTGCAAAATTCCGTCTCCGGACCGAAGACGGACAGACCAGGTTAGTTGCCGATGTCGCCCTGCCACAGCCGCTCATTGGCAGGAATAGAACGCCAATTTTTCATCATGGTGATGGAGCGGTCGTCGGCAAGGTCGATCCACGGGATGCCGAACTTGTCGAGAATGTCCTTGGAGCCCTCGAAGGTGACGGCCTCTCCGATCACCACGAGCTTGACCTTGAACAGCGCGAGCGCACCGGCACACATCGCGCATGGCGACAGCGTGGTGTACATGACGGTGTCGTGGAACGAAATCGCACCCGCCTCGCGCAGGCAACTCATCTCGCCGTGCAGGATCGGGTTGTTCTCCTGCACGCGATTGTTGTGGCCGCGGGCGATCACCTTGTTATCGCGGGTCAGCACGGCGCCGATCGGTAGGCCGCCTTGCGCGATTGAGGCTTGCGCCTCGCGGATCGCCTCCAGCATGAAATCGAAATGATAGGACTCGATCGCCACGGTCAGTGCCCCTTCCCGCGCGGCGTCGTGGTGCCGGTGTCGGTAGGACGCTCGATCTCGGCCTGGAACATTTCGATGATCCGGTTTAGCGCGTCCTCCTCGGTGTATTCGCTCTCGCGCGCATAGGCGCGCGCGGCGTGACGGGCGAGATCGACGAGCAGCAGGCCCCACATGTCGGGCTCGTCGAAGGCCCGCTGGAACGCCATCGACAGCCCGCCGTCCAGCACGAACACGCGCAGGATCTCGACCGCATCATCGCGGACGAGGACGTCGGGTGGCAATGGCTGCTCCTTCGGGCCCGCCATGGTCTACCTGTAGCAGACGGCTTTGGCGGCCTCGACCACTTCGGCAGCCGAAGGCAGCGCGAGCTTTTCCAGGTTCGCGGCATAGGGCATCGGCACGTCCTTGCCGGAGACGCGGGTTACAGGCGCATCCAGATAGTCGAAGGCATGCTCCATGATCCGCGCTGCGATCTCGGCGCCGACGCCGCTCTGGGCCCAGCCCTCTTCCACCGTGACGGCACGTCCCGTCTTCTTGACGGAGTTGATGATGGTCTCTGTGTCCATCGGACGCAGCGTGCGCAGGTCGATCACCTCGGCCTCGATGCCGTCCTTGGCGAGTTCGTCGGCGGCTTTCAGCGCGTAGCTCATGCCGTTCGACCACGAGATGATCGTGACATGGCTGCCGGAACGCACGATGCGCGCCTTGCCGATCGGAATCACGAAGTCATCGAGCTTCGGCACCTCGCCGGTGTGACCGTAGAGCATCTCGTTCTCGAGGAAGATCACCGGATTGGGATCGCGGATCGCAGCCTTGAGCAGGCCCTTGTAATCAGCGGCCGAGAACGGCGCGACGACCTTGAGGCCCGGGACGTTCGAATACCAGGACGAATAATCCTGGCTGTGCTGAGCGGCGACGCGGGAAGCAGCGCCGTTGGGCCCGCGGAACACGATCGAGCAGCCCATCTGGCCGCCGGACATGTAGAGCGTCTTGGCCGCGGAGTTGATGATCTGGTCGATCGCCTGCATGGCGAAGTTGAAGGTCATGAACTCGACGATCGGCTTCAAACCGGTCATGGCAGCGCCGACGCCGATGCCGGCAAAGCCGTGCTCGGTGATCGGCGTGTCGATGACGCGCTTGGCGCCGAATTCCTGAAGCAGCCCTTGCGTCACCTTGTAGGCGCCTTGGTACTCGGCGACCTCTTCGCCCATCACGAAGACGTCGGCGTCGCGGCGCATCTCTTCGGCCATGGCATCGCGCAGGGCTTCGCGGATGGTCTGCGTCACCATCTCGGTGCCGGCGGGCACTTCCGGGTCGGGTTCTGCGACGGCCTGCGGCGCCGGCGCAGCTTTGGGAGCTGGAGCCTCGGCCTTCGCGGCGGCAGGAGCTGCGGATTCGGCAGCCTTCTGCTGCTGGGCAGGCGCGGGCGCCTTGGCGAGATCGGCGGCACTCTCACCATCGGCGAGAATCGTTGCGATCGGCGTGTTCACGGCCACGTCGGCGGTGCCCTCGGGGATCAGGATCTTGCCGAGCGTACCTTCATCGGTCGCCTCGACCTCCATGGTCGCCTTGTCGGTCTCGATCTCGGCGATGACGTCGCCGGACTTGATCGTCTCACCCTCTTTTTTCAGCCATTTGGAGAGGTTGCCCTTCTCCATCGTGGGCGACAACGCGGGCATCAGCACTTGAATTGGCATATCGGCTCCAAAAGAAAGCTTGCGCGCGTTCAGCGGTAAATATCGGTCCAGAGCTCGGCGGCATCCGGCTCGGGATCATGCTGGGCGAAATCGGCGGACGCGTTGACGATGTCGCGCACCTCGGCGTCGATCGCCTTCAGATCCTGCTCGCTGACCTTGGCGGCCAACAGGCGGTTGCGCACCTGCTCGATCGGATCCTGGTCGTGGCGGACTTTTTCGACCTCCTCGCGCGTTCTATACTTTGCGGGATCGGACATCGAGTGGCCGCGGTAGCGGTAGGTCTGCATCTCCAGGATGAAGGGGCCCTTGCCGGCGCGGCACCAGGCCGCCGCCTCGTCGCCGGCGGCCTTGACGGCACGCACGTCCATGCCGTCGACCTGCTGGCCGGGAATGTTGAAGGAGGCGCCGCGCTTGGAGAAATCCTGCTGCGCCGAGGCGCGCGAGACCGAAGTGCCCATGGCGTAGCGGTTGTTCTCGATCACGTAGATCACCGGCAGCTTCCAGAGCTCCGCCATGTTGAAGCTCTCATAGACCTGGCCCTGGTTGGCCGCACCGTCGCCGAAATAGGTGACGCTGACATTGTCGTTGTCGCGATAGTGATTGGCGAAAGCGAGCCCGGTGCCGAGCGAGACCTGGGCGCCGACGATGCCGTGGCCGCCGTAAAAGTGCTTCTCCTTGCTGAACATGTGCATGGAGCCGCCCTTGCCCTTGGAATAGCCGCCGCGACGGCCGGTGAGCTCGGCCATGACGCCGTTGGCCTCCATGCCGGTGGCGAGCATATGACCGTGATCGCGATAGCCGGTGATGACCTGGTCGCCCGGCTTCAGGGCCATCTGCATCCCGACCACCACAGCCTCCTGGCCGATATAAAGGTGGCAGAAGCCACCAATCGCGCCCATGCCGTAGAGCTGGCCGGCCTTTTCCTCGAACCGCCGGATCAGGAGCATGTCGCGGAGCGCCTTGAGCTCCTGCTCTCTGGTGAATTCCGGGGGCGAACCGCCGTCGGTCTTGTCCTGTGCAGTGCTTGCGGCGGCTTTCTTGGGTGCGGCCATGGGAATTCCGGGTCAGAGAAAACTTCAGCCCTCTCTAACCCAAGTCAAATGCCCTTGGAAAGCACCGCGGCGGCATGGCACGACTTTCATTATGCCGCACTGCAACGTGATCGTAATATTGCAAAATCTTTGACGCGGATCGGGCAACAAATCGACACGGTCGCCGCACGCGCAGATTCGTGACCTCATCAAAAAGCGTCGAGCCGATAAAGTCCCGCCGTTTGGAGTGGGCGACGCCGAAGCGGCGCCGCCCACTTCCGTCCGATCAGAAGAAGCCCAGCTTCTTGGGGCTGTAGCTGACCAGCAGGTTCTTGGTCTGCTGGTAGTGATCGAGCATCATCTTGTGGGTCTCGCGCCCGACGCCCGACTGCTTATAGCCGCCGAAGGCCGCATGCGCGGGATAGGCATGGTAGCAGTTGGTCCAGACCCGGCCGGCCTGGATTGCCCGGCCGAAGCGATAGCAGCGGTTGGCGTCGCGGCTCCAGACGCCGGCCCCCAGGCCGTAGGGCGTGTCGTTGGCGATCTCGAGCGCCTCCTCGTCGTTCTTGAAGGTCGTGACAGAAACGACGGGGCCGAAGATCTCCTCCTGGAAGACGCGCATCTTGTTGTGGCCCTCGAACACGGTCGGCTGGACGTAGAAGCCGCCGGCGAGATCGCCGCCGAGTTCGGCGCGTCCGCCGCCGGCCAGCACCTTGGCCCCCTCCTGCTTGCCGATGTCGATGTAGGAGAGGATTTTTGCGAGTTGCTCGCCGGAAGCCTGCGCACCGATCATGGTGTCGGCCGCACGCGGATCGCCCTGCTTGATCGCGGCGACGCGCTTCAGCGCCCGCTCCATGAAGCGGTCATAGATGTCGGCGTGGACCAGCGCCCGGCTCGGACAGGTGCAGACCTCGCCCTGGTTCAGCGCGCACATGACGAAACCTTCGATCGCCTTGTCGAAGAAGTCGTCGTCTTCGGCGGTGACGTCGCTGAAGAAGATGTTGGGCGACTTGCCGCCGAGCTCGAGCGTGACGGGAATGAGGTTCTGGCTGGCATACTGCATGATCAGCCGGCCCGTCGTGGTCTCGCCGGTGAAGGCGATCTTGGCGATGCGCGGGCTGGACGCGAGCGGCTTGCCGGCTTCCAGACCAAAGCCGTTGACGATGTTGAGGACGCCGGGCGGCAGAATGTCGCCGATGATCTCGGCCCAGACCATGATCGAGGCCGGGGTCTGCTCGGCCGGCTTGAGCACGACGCAATTGCCGGCGGCGAGCGCGGGCGCGAGCTTCCAGCAGGCCATCAGCAGCGGGAAGTTCCAGGGGATGATCTGGCCGACCACGCCGAGCGGTTCGTGGAAATGGTAGGCAACGGTGTCGTGATCGATCTCGCCGATCGAGCCTTCCTGGGCACGGATGGCGCCGGCGAAATAGCGGAAGTGGTCGATGGCCAGCGGGATGTCCGCTGCGCGGGTCTCGCGGATCGGCTTGCCGTTGTCCCAGGTCTCGGCGATGGCGAGACGCTCGAGATTGTCTTCCATGCGGTCGGCGATCCGGTTCAGCATCGCGGCGCGCTCGGCGACGCTGGTGCGGCCCCAAGCGGCCTTCGCGGCATGCGCTGCGTCGAGCGCTGCCTCGACGTCCTGCGCGTCGGAGCGCGCGATCTTGCAGACGATCTGGCCTGTCACCGGCGAGGCGTTGTCGAAATACTTGCCGGAGATCGGCGCGACGAATTTGCCGCCGATGAAATTGTCGTAGCGTTCGGCGAAGGGAATTTTGGTGACGCTGAGGAATTCTACCTTGTTCATTGATCACTCCCGATGTTTGCTGTTTGCGCAATTCGTCGCATGGTCGCGACTTGCGCCGACGATGTCGCGGGAGGCGTCTTCTGTCAGCCCTGATAGGAGCGATGATGGAGCCGACCTGTCGCAGTTCTGCGACAGGTGACGAGGCTGCACGTCGTGCCGCCGCACGTAATGACGCCGCCGCACATACTGACCTCATCCTGAGGAGCGCGCTCTTGCGCGCGTCTCGAAGGATGGCTGGGGTGACAGCAGGGCATCTTGTGGTTCGAGACGACCGCTTTGCGGTCTCCTCACCATGAGAATCTACCAGCAGCTCAATGCGCGTTCAGCTCGAACCGCTTGAGCTTTCTGTGCAGCGTGGCACGGCTGACGCCGAGGGCCTTCGCGGCCGCCGAGACATTGCCGCCTGCGCGCAAGAGCGCCCGCTGCAACACTGCGCGCTGACCGCCGGCAAGATGGTCGCGCGCGGTGTCGCCGCCGAGGAGATCAGCGGCAGGCATCGGCTGCAACGCCCGGCCGGGCGCAATCCCGAGTCCCGCTCGGGCGGACCGGGTGGCGCCGATCACGAGATCGTCCGCATCGACCGCAACGAGGCCGCCGCACTGGCCGTCCGCAGCTTGCGTCAGCACGATGCGGGCATGGGCGAAGGCCCTGCGAAACAGATCGGCTTCGATACGCCTGGCTGCCTCACCGGCCGCGAGCGCGATCAGACTGGAAAACACGTCGGTGCGGTCGGCGCGGCAGGAGGAGACGTCGAGCACGCCCGCGAACGCAGCCTCATGGTCGTAGATCGGAACGGCGGTGCAGCTCAG
This genomic window contains:
- a CDS encoding DUF5076 domain-containing protein encodes the protein MAGPKEQPLPPDVLVRDDAVEILRVFVLDGGLSMAFQRAFDEPDMWGLLLVDLARHAARAYARESEYTEEDALNRIIEMFQAEIERPTDTGTTTPRGKGH
- a CDS encoding pyruvate dehydrogenase complex E1 component subunit beta; the protein is MPIQVLMPALSPTMEKGNLSKWLKKEGETIKSGDVIAEIETDKATMEVEATDEGTLGKILIPEGTADVAVNTPIATILADGESAADLAKAPAPAQQQKAAESAAPAAAKAEAPAPKAAPAPQAVAEPDPEVPAGTEMVTQTIREALRDAMAEEMRRDADVFVMGEEVAEYQGAYKVTQGLLQEFGAKRVIDTPITEHGFAGIGVGAAMTGLKPIVEFMTFNFAMQAIDQIINSAAKTLYMSGGQMGCSIVFRGPNGAASRVAAQHSQDYSSWYSNVPGLKVVAPFSAADYKGLLKAAIRDPNPVIFLENEMLYGHTGEVPKLDDFVIPIGKARIVRSGSHVTIISWSNGMSYALKAADELAKDGIEAEVIDLRTLRPMDTETIINSVKKTGRAVTVEEGWAQSGVGAEIAARIMEHAFDYLDAPVTRVSGKDVPMPYAANLEKLALPSAAEVVEAAKAVCYR
- the pdhA gene encoding pyruvate dehydrogenase (acetyl-transferring) E1 component subunit alpha, yielding MAAPKKAAASTAQDKTDGGSPPEFTREQELKALRDMLLIRRFEEKAGQLYGMGAIGGFCHLYIGQEAVVVGMQMALKPGDQVITGYRDHGHMLATGMEANGVMAELTGRRGGYSKGKGGSMHMFSKEKHFYGGHGIVGAQVSLGTGLAFANHYRDNDNVSVTYFGDGAANQGQVYESFNMAELWKLPVIYVIENNRYAMGTSVSRASAQQDFSKRGASFNIPGQQVDGMDVRAVKAAGDEAAAWCRAGKGPFILEMQTYRYRGHSMSDPAKYRTREEVEKVRHDQDPIEQVRNRLLAAKVSEQDLKAIDAEVRDIVNASADFAQHDPEPDAAELWTDIYR
- the adh gene encoding aldehyde dehydrogenase; the protein is MNKVEFLSVTKIPFAERYDNFIGGKFVAPISGKYFDNASPVTGQIVCKIARSDAQDVEAALDAAHAAKAAWGRTSVAERAAMLNRIADRMEDNLERLAIAETWDNGKPIRETRAADIPLAIDHFRYFAGAIRAQEGSIGEIDHDTVAYHFHEPLGVVGQIIPWNFPLLMACWKLAPALAAGNCVVLKPAEQTPASIMVWAEIIGDILPPGVLNIVNGFGLEAGKPLASSPRIAKIAFTGETTTGRLIMQYASQNLIPVTLELGGKSPNIFFSDVTAEDDDFFDKAIEGFVMCALNQGEVCTCPSRALVHADIYDRFMERALKRVAAIKQGDPRAADTMIGAQASGEQLAKILSYIDIGKQEGAKVLAGGGRAELGGDLAGGFYVQPTVFEGHNKMRVFQEEIFGPVVSVTTFKNDEEALEIANDTPYGLGAGVWSRDANRCYRFGRAIQAGRVWTNCYHAYPAHAAFGGYKQSGVGRETHKMMLDHYQQTKNLLVSYSPKKLGFF
- a CDS encoding GAF domain-containing protein, producing the protein MNGQSPRHHAARVEAAITSGQAARSSLVASWRRSSRLHRLDPAGRSLPNRLSEAELHRARERVAPLLAAARGAMDRLYQAVGASGCCVLLADGEGVPVDRRGTPADDATFQSWGLWTGALWSEEHEGTNGIGTCLVEQRPLTIDRDQHFFTRNTLLSCTAVPIYDHEAAFAGVLDVSSCRADRTDVFSSLIALAAGEAARRIEADLFRRAFAHARIVLTQAADGQCGGLVAVDADDLVIGATRSARAGLGIAPGRALQPMPAADLLGGDTARDHLAGGQRAVLQRALLRAGGNVSAAAKALGVSRATLHRKLKRFELNAH